The Tardiphaga alba genome includes a window with the following:
- a CDS encoding apolipoprotein A-IV repeat region-like domain-containing protein, with amino-acid sequence MANNSKKAKDPTEVALSAIQEALNIDGPRPDQTLRADNAPVSGPVNLDEPSFDSRISADHPSFEPTEEPRFGRRAANDDRETIGQILQALQKNRPARNVYTLATLFAGVWVIGAGVLTFAFLPALQALIGQGSGGTLALAGLAAVLFAPILLFYFLASLAWRGQEMRLIAQSMAQVAIRFSEPEGSASDSMVTVGQAIRREVAAMGDGIERAIARAGELESLVANEVSALERAYSDNEVRIRALLQDIAHQRDNLVGQAEQVRSAISGVQIDLRHDIALISDAIASRVDEVAKSITSALEERGEHITGALGRAGDNMILALGERGGDLLDRLEEASSETTRAVLDASERLTTSLNFKTGHVHDEFVDLADRVHEMLNERIDRITSDFEQRSASIVDRVSDRTEQVHDSLKNSSDSLLLELELRSNDLAGKIDDAGNRLATQVLTSGDKASESLEATVTSLAARVASQTESAHDTLSLQINAFEQLVKDQGFELAERFSRDSGTLGALITKHISEFDRTVKTFGGEVVERLGQRTEDINTTLKTYVDGFDARVTSNIGGITDTLDGRLAHFETTFENRVNSLDVSLDGRMKSFDATVDERLKGLEETFDNRAQSVTAIVEARLQSLQSTLTDGATRAVDTVDARLTHLTTSLTDGAVQAIHSIDDRLSFLTTSLTEGTVQAIAAIDYRINNVTEAIDARSNNLADTVTARFQGIHQGIETRAGAIATEIEGRVEQFEELLGSRIEAVAGRIETSGRTASDQLMARAEELSVNIKGHVDDAERSLTHLMVNTSETIQAGARAAQESLVSVSTDVGAQLRLTATDIESSLTAIGTTAAGAIIASAREAQTTLITASTDASEHVKTLSADVERTLTTAGSTTAASLIAGARDAQTTLVSTSTEVTTQIQSLSADIERTLTTAGTATADAVLSGARAAQSTLVTASTDASQQVRSLAADVERTLIAAGNASAESILASTRNVQSSLIEASTDAANQVRTLAADVERSITTAGATTASSIVAGAREAQTTLVSASSEATSQVQALAADMERSLMAASTSTTEAIVSHAREAQNALVSASSETTASVRTLAIDVERTLLAIGADSASSLLSSAREVQTSLTTSSADAAAQIKAISVDIERTLSAVTANTTDNIKVSAAQAQQSLVAASTEITTKIKTTSSEIERSVFTASGSFGTTMSAKTDEIVGYVQQQTERLSQMVDAKRGSLVDALGGKANQLTIDIDRVTVDALKAIENRSQTFSQTLATSSTDVARAITTAGELAAGAVNKSLKDLETSSRTAIEQSRQVSITAVTEMQETSKILRTDTVALFERLREGNILLQEVLTGAHDNLNSLERALVTRVADFVATMNDVTSRNGIATQTLEEQLTLFSSKSEKALEDLGTLSTQFEAHGHALVDAAALVEQSNRSTLTSVGDKKQALESLVSTIDLRTNDLDQRLTRFTGLLDESLAAAEERARDIARVVAETAGAGSSAITKQFEAVRSAAEEERRVTSEAMNDIYQQGTKEAEAMFKASTDKFASMVQGMKAMAAEMHNELEATRADMRRGVFEMPQEAAESTAQMRKVIVDQIEALAELNRIVARHGRGMDVVQTNARSAPQREPEPVMATVGSSRAETRAEVRSEPRNEAPRRSPIGTASSLPTADFGSPSRRTEAPSVAPAEQDRGDGWLTDLLGRAEDEEQEQPRARAAQPAAPSNPLESLSLDIARLMDRNLAAEMWDRYQRGERKAFSKRLYTPAGQKAFDEVARKYRADRNFKGTVDRYITEFERLLDEVARDERGPSALRSHLTSETGQVYTLLAHAAGRLG; translated from the coding sequence ATGGCAAATAATTCGAAGAAGGCCAAAGATCCGACCGAAGTCGCCCTTTCCGCTATCCAGGAAGCCCTGAATATCGACGGGCCCCGCCCCGATCAGACATTGCGCGCCGATAACGCGCCGGTCTCCGGCCCGGTCAATCTGGACGAGCCCAGCTTCGATTCCCGTATTTCTGCCGATCACCCGTCCTTCGAGCCCACCGAAGAGCCGCGTTTCGGCCGCCGCGCCGCCAATGACGATCGCGAAACCATCGGCCAGATCCTGCAGGCGCTGCAGAAGAACCGCCCGGCCCGCAACGTCTACACGCTCGCCACGCTGTTTGCCGGCGTATGGGTGATCGGCGCCGGCGTCCTCACTTTTGCCTTCCTGCCAGCGCTGCAGGCCCTGATCGGTCAGGGCTCGGGCGGCACGCTCGCACTGGCCGGCCTCGCTGCCGTGCTGTTCGCCCCCATTCTGCTGTTCTACTTCCTCGCCAGCCTCGCCTGGCGCGGCCAGGAAATGCGCCTGATCGCCCAGTCCATGGCCCAGGTCGCGATCCGCTTTTCCGAGCCCGAAGGCAGCGCCAGCGATTCCATGGTCACCGTGGGTCAGGCGATCCGCCGCGAAGTCGCCGCCATGGGTGACGGCATCGAGCGCGCCATCGCACGCGCCGGCGAACTGGAAAGCCTCGTCGCCAACGAAGTGTCGGCCCTCGAGCGCGCCTATTCCGACAACGAAGTGCGCATCCGCGCGCTGCTGCAGGACATCGCGCATCAGCGCGACAATCTCGTCGGTCAGGCCGAACAGGTCCGCTCGGCGATTTCCGGTGTGCAGATCGACCTCCGCCACGACATCGCGCTGATTTCCGACGCCATCGCCTCGCGTGTCGATGAAGTCGCCAAGAGCATCACCAGCGCCCTCGAAGAGCGCGGCGAGCACATCACCGGCGCCCTCGGCCGCGCCGGCGACAACATGATTCTGGCGCTCGGCGAACGCGGCGGCGACCTGCTCGACCGCCTCGAGGAAGCCAGCTCCGAGACCACCCGCGCCGTGCTCGATGCATCGGAGCGCCTGACCACCAGCCTCAACTTCAAGACCGGTCACGTCCACGACGAGTTCGTCGATCTCGCCGATCGCGTCCACGAGATGCTGAACGAGCGCATCGACCGCATCACCAGCGACTTCGAGCAGCGCTCGGCGTCGATCGTCGATCGCGTCTCGGATCGCACCGAGCAGGTCCATGACTCGCTTAAGAATTCCAGCGACTCGCTACTGCTCGAGCTCGAACTGCGCAGCAACGACCTCGCCGGCAAGATCGACGACGCCGGCAACCGCCTCGCCACCCAGGTTCTGACCTCGGGCGACAAGGCGAGCGAGTCGCTCGAAGCCACCGTCACCTCGCTGGCCGCCCGCGTCGCCAGCCAGACCGAGAGCGCACACGACACGCTCAGCCTGCAGATCAATGCGTTCGAACAGCTCGTGAAGGACCAGGGCTTCGAGCTCGCCGAGCGCTTCTCGCGCGACAGCGGCACGCTCGGTGCGTTGATCACCAAACACATCTCCGAATTCGATCGCACCGTGAAGACCTTCGGCGGCGAAGTGGTCGAGCGTCTCGGCCAGCGCACGGAAGACATCAACACCACGCTGAAGACCTATGTCGACGGCTTCGATGCCCGCGTCACCTCCAATATCGGCGGCATCACCGACACGCTCGACGGCCGCCTGGCGCATTTCGAAACCACGTTCGAAAACCGCGTCAACAGCCTCGACGTCTCGCTCGACGGCCGCATGAAGTCGTTCGACGCCACCGTCGACGAACGCCTCAAGGGCCTCGAAGAGACCTTCGACAACCGCGCCCAGTCGGTCACCGCGATCGTCGAAGCGCGCCTGCAGTCGCTGCAGTCGACCCTCACCGACGGCGCGACCCGTGCGGTCGATACTGTCGATGCCCGCCTCACCCACCTCACCACGTCGCTTACCGATGGCGCCGTGCAGGCCATTCACTCCATCGACGACCGGCTGTCGTTCCTCACGACCTCCCTCACCGAGGGCACCGTGCAGGCGATCGCTGCGATCGACTATCGCATCAACAACGTCACTGAGGCGATCGACGCGCGCAGCAACAACCTTGCCGACACCGTCACTGCGCGCTTCCAGGGCATTCATCAGGGTATCGAAACCCGCGCCGGCGCCATTGCCACCGAGATCGAAGGACGTGTCGAACAGTTCGAGGAGTTGCTCGGTTCGCGCATTGAGGCCGTCGCTGGCCGCATCGAGACCTCGGGCCGCACCGCGAGCGATCAGCTCATGGCGCGCGCCGAAGAACTGTCGGTCAACATCAAGGGCCATGTGGACGATGCCGAGCGCTCGCTCACCCATCTCATGGTCAACACCAGCGAGACCATCCAGGCAGGCGCCCGCGCCGCGCAAGAGTCTCTCGTCTCGGTCTCGACCGATGTCGGCGCGCAGCTGCGCCTGACCGCCACCGATATCGAGAGCTCGCTGACCGCCATCGGCACCACCGCCGCTGGCGCCATCATCGCCAGCGCCCGCGAAGCCCAGACCACGCTCATCACCGCGTCCACGGATGCGTCCGAGCACGTCAAGACACTGTCGGCCGATGTGGAGCGCACGCTCACCACGGCGGGCTCGACCACCGCAGCCTCGCTGATCGCCGGTGCACGCGACGCGCAGACCACCCTCGTCTCGACCTCGACCGAAGTCACGACGCAGATCCAGAGCCTGTCCGCCGATATCGAGCGCACCCTCACCACGGCCGGCACCGCCACCGCGGACGCCGTCCTCTCCGGTGCCCGCGCGGCGCAGTCGACGCTGGTCACTGCCTCGACCGATGCATCGCAGCAGGTCCGCTCGCTCGCCGCCGATGTCGAACGCACGCTGATCGCCGCCGGCAATGCCAGCGCGGAATCGATCCTCGCCTCGACCCGCAACGTGCAGTCCTCGCTCATCGAGGCCTCGACCGATGCCGCGAACCAGGTGCGCACCCTTGCGGCCGACGTCGAACGCAGCATCACGACCGCTGGCGCCACAACGGCAAGCTCGATCGTGGCCGGCGCACGCGAAGCCCAGACCACGCTCGTCTCGGCGTCGTCGGAAGCCACCAGCCAGGTCCAGGCCCTTGCGGCCGATATGGAACGCAGCCTGATGGCCGCGAGCACCTCGACCACCGAGGCAATCGTCAGCCACGCCCGCGAAGCGCAGAACGCACTGGTCTCGGCCTCGTCGGAAACCACCGCGTCGGTCCGTACCCTCGCCATCGATGTCGAGCGCACGCTGCTCGCCATCGGCGCTGACTCGGCGTCCTCGCTGCTCAGCAGCGCCCGCGAAGTGCAGACCTCGCTCACCACCTCGTCCGCCGATGCCGCTGCGCAGATCAAGGCCATCTCGGTCGATATCGAGCGTACGCTGTCGGCCGTCACAGCCAACACCACCGACAATATCAAGGTCAGCGCTGCGCAGGCCCAGCAGTCGCTGGTCGCCGCCTCGACCGAGATCACCACCAAGATCAAGACCACGTCGTCGGAGATCGAACGGTCGGTGTTCACGGCATCGGGCTCGTTCGGCACGACCATGAGCGCGAAGACCGACGAAATCGTCGGCTACGTGCAGCAGCAGACCGAACGTCTGTCGCAGATGGTGGACGCGAAGCGCGGCTCGCTGGTCGATGCACTCGGCGGCAAGGCCAACCAGCTCACGATCGATATCGATCGCGTGACGGTGGATGCCCTGAAGGCGATCGAAAATCGCAGCCAGACCTTCTCGCAGACGCTGGCGACCTCCAGCACCGATGTCGCCCGGGCTATCACCACGGCTGGCGAACTCGCAGCCGGCGCGGTCAACAAGTCACTGAAGGACCTCGAAACCTCGTCGCGTACCGCCATCGAGCAGTCGCGCCAGGTGTCGATCACCGCCGTCACCGAGATGCAGGAAACCAGCAAGATCCTGCGCACCGACACGGTCGCCCTGTTCGAGCGGCTGCGTGAAGGCAACATCCTGCTGCAGGAAGTCCTCACCGGCGCCCACGACAACCTCAACTCGCTGGAGCGCGCCCTCGTCACCCGCGTGGCCGATTTCGTCGCCACCATGAACGACGTGACCTCGCGCAACGGCATCGCGACCCAGACGCTGGAAGAGCAGCTCACGCTGTTCTCGTCCAAGTCCGAGAAGGCGCTCGAAGACCTCGGCACGCTATCGACCCAGTTCGAGGCCCATGGCCATGCGCTGGTCGATGCCGCAGCTTTGGTCGAACAGAGCAACCGCTCGACTCTCACCTCGGTCGGCGACAAGAAGCAGGCACTGGAATCGCTGGTCTCCACCATCGATCTGCGCACCAATGATCTCGATCAGCGCCTCACCCGCTTCACCGGCCTGCTCGACGAGTCGCTGGCGGCCGCGGAAGAGCGTGCCCGCGACATCGCCCGCGTGGTCGCCGAAACCGCTGGTGCAGGCTCCTCGGCCATTACCAAGCAGTTCGAAGCCGTGCGCAGCGCGGCAGAAGAAGAGCGTCGCGTGACCTCGGAGGCCATGAACGACATCTATCAGCAGGGCACCAAGGAAGCCGAAGCCATGTTCAAGGCATCGACCGACAAGTTCGCGTCGATGGTCCAGGGCATGAAGGCGATGGCTGCCGAGATGCACAACGAGCTCGAAGCCACCCGCGCCGACATGCGCCGCGGCGTGTTCGAGATGCCGCAGGAGGCCGCCGAGAGCACTGCGCAGATGCGCAAGGTGATCGTCGACCAGATCGAAGCCCTCGCCGAGCTCAACCGCATCGTCGCCCGTCACGGCCGCGGTATGGACGTGGTGCAGACCAACGCCCGCAGCGCGCCGCAGCGCGAGCCGGAACCGGTGATGGCCACGGTCGGCAGCAGCCGCGCCGAGACCCGCGCAGAGGTGCGTAGCGAGCCGCGCAACGAAGCGCCGCGCCGTTCGCCGATCGGCACCGCTTCGAGCCTGCCGACTGCCGACTTCGGCAGCCCGTCGCGCCGCACCGAAGCGCCGTCGGTTGCACCGGCCGAACAGGACCGTGGCGATGGCTGGCTGACCGATCTGCTCGGCCGCGCCGAGGACGAAGAGCAGGAGCAGCCGCGCGCCCGCGCAGCGCAGCCTGCCGCGCCGAGCAATCCGCTGGAGTCGCTGTCGCTCGACATCGCGCGCCTCATGGATCGCAACCTCGCAGCCGAGATGTGGGACCGCTATCAGCGCGGCGAGCGCAAGGCCTTCAGCAAGCGCCTCTACACGCCCGCCGGCCAGAAGGCCTTTGATGAAGTCGCCCGCAAGTATCGCGCCGACCGCAACTTCAAGGGCACCGTGGATCGCTACATCACCGAATTCGAGCGCCTGCTCGACGAGGTGGCCCGCGATGAACGCGGCCCGAGCGCCCTGCGCAGCCACCTGACATCGGAAACCGGTCAGGTCTACACGCTTCTGGCCCATGCCGCAGGCCGGCTGGGATAA
- a CDS encoding aldose 1-epimerase family protein: MAIDDHFTISNGRVMATIKADGAELCSLKNADGYEVLWQAGPEWPRHAPILFPIVGRLKDDVLRHGGKTYPMTQHGFARDQLFAWTAREKTLCVLSLSDNEASRAKYPFAFRLDVSYVVDEDELVIGYAITNTGDEMLPASIGAHPAFHWPLADGIAKTAHRIVFAQPEPAPIRRLDGGLLLPQPEATAVQGDTLALSEALFAADAMIFDRIASTSLRYEAPGAPTITFAWDGFPQLGIWSKPSGAAFLCIEPWHGFASAVDFDGEFSDKPGVMQIAVGETRSFTQRIGFA, translated from the coding sequence ATGGCTATCGACGATCACTTCACCATCAGCAATGGCCGCGTGATGGCCACCATCAAGGCCGATGGCGCCGAGCTGTGCTCGCTCAAGAATGCGGATGGTTATGAGGTGCTGTGGCAGGCCGGCCCCGAATGGCCGCGTCACGCGCCGATCCTGTTTCCCATCGTCGGGCGGCTCAAGGATGACGTGCTCCGTCATGGCGGCAAGACCTATCCCATGACCCAGCACGGCTTTGCCCGCGACCAGCTCTTTGCCTGGACGGCGCGCGAGAAGACGCTATGCGTGTTGTCGCTGAGCGACAACGAGGCCAGCCGCGCCAAATACCCGTTCGCCTTCCGGCTCGACGTGTCCTACGTGGTCGATGAGGACGAGCTGGTGATCGGCTATGCGATCACCAATACCGGGGACGAGATGTTGCCGGCATCGATCGGTGCGCATCCGGCATTTCACTGGCCGCTCGCGGATGGCATCGCGAAGACCGCGCATCGCATCGTGTTTGCGCAGCCGGAGCCAGCCCCGATCCGACGGCTCGACGGCGGGCTGTTGCTGCCGCAGCCGGAAGCAACCGCAGTGCAGGGCGATACGCTCGCTTTGTCCGAAGCCCTGTTCGCCGCCGACGCGATGATCTTCGATCGGATCGCCAGCACATCGCTGCGCTATGAGGCGCCGGGGGCACCGACCATCACCTTTGCCTGGGATGGTTTCCCGCAACTCGGTATCTGGTCGAAACCATCGGGGGCAGCTTTTCTCTGCATCGAGCCATGGCATGGTTTTGCGAGCGCGGTGGATTTCGATGGCGAGTTCAGCGACAAGCCCGGCGTGATGCAGATAGCGGTCGGCGAGACACGCAGCTTTACGCAGCGGATTGGGTTCGCTTAG
- a CDS encoding MlaD family protein: METRANYVLIGTFTLAVIAAAIGFVMWFQNLHSGKQRTPLRVVFEGSASGLRNGGNVNFNGIRVGEVVSVKLDNPKRVVALAMIDTVAPIRKDTLAGLEFQGLTGVAAIALKGGAPDAPDVPLDTDGVPVLTADPDATRDIGEAVRATLQNVNRLVTDNQEALKGALSNVETFTGVLAKNAESIDGIMKKIDSIMGKADGVVAKTDNIMLGLDTLAGGKDGGALTAAVKSFHELTDNLDKRTGQLIIDGRRTLGDASRTLNDVSRAVNNLDRNPTRLLFGPSTSSQQQAPPPQQQAPPQQLRRR, from the coding sequence ATGGAAACGCGGGCGAACTACGTCCTGATCGGAACCTTCACGCTGGCGGTGATCGCGGCAGCGATCGGCTTCGTGATGTGGTTTCAGAACCTGCATTCGGGCAAGCAGCGCACGCCGTTGCGTGTCGTGTTCGAAGGCTCGGCCTCGGGCCTGCGCAATGGCGGCAATGTGAACTTCAACGGCATTCGCGTCGGTGAAGTGGTTTCGGTGAAGCTCGACAATCCCAAGCGCGTGGTGGCGCTGGCGATGATCGACACCGTGGCGCCGATCCGCAAGGACACGCTGGCCGGTCTCGAATTCCAGGGCCTCACCGGCGTCGCCGCCATTGCGCTGAAGGGCGGCGCGCCGGATGCGCCGGACGTGCCGCTCGACACCGACGGCGTGCCGGTGCTGACCGCGGATCCTGATGCAACCAGGGATATCGGCGAGGCCGTGCGTGCGACGCTGCAGAACGTCAACCGGCTGGTCACCGACAACCAGGAGGCGCTGAAGGGCGCGCTCAGCAATGTCGAGACCTTCACCGGCGTGCTCGCAAAGAATGCCGAGTCCATCGACGGCATTATGAAGAAGATCGACAGCATCATGGGCAAGGCCGATGGCGTCGTCGCCAAGACCGACAATATCATGCTCGGCCTCGATACATTGGCAGGCGGCAAGGACGGCGGCGCGCTGACCGCGGCCGTGAAGTCGTTCCACGAACTCACCGACAATCTCGACAAGCGCACCGGGCAGTTGATCATCGATGGCCGCCGCACTCTGGGCGATGCCTCGCGCACGCTGAACGATGTCAGCCGCGCGGTGAACAATCTCGACCGCAACCCGACGCGCCTGCTGTTCGGCCCGAGCACCAGCTCGCAGCAGCAGGCCCCGCCGCCGCAACAGCAGGCGCCGCCGCAGCAGTTGCGAAGGCGCTGA
- a CDS encoding ABC transporter ATP-binding protein, producing the protein MSPTEPYVAPAMREAIIRVRDLTVAFGSRKVLDGLNLDVARGEILGFVGASGAGKSVLMRTIIGLVPKVSGNIEVFGTDLHSNDKARRDIERRWGILFQHGALFSSLNVRQNIQFPVREYLKVSQRLLDEITMAKLAMVGLKPEVVERYPSELSGGMIKRVALARALALDPEIVFLDEPTSGLDPIGAGDFDELVRTLQRTLGLTVFMVTHDLDSLHTACDRIAVLGSGKIIAQGTMADMQAATHPWLREYFHGKRARAVMA; encoded by the coding sequence ATGAGCCCGACAGAACCATACGTCGCCCCGGCCATGCGCGAAGCCATCATTCGCGTTCGCGACCTCACGGTCGCCTTCGGCAGCCGCAAGGTGCTGGACGGCCTCAACCTCGATGTCGCACGCGGCGAAATCCTCGGCTTTGTCGGCGCGTCCGGCGCCGGCAAGTCGGTGCTGATGCGCACCATCATCGGCCTGGTGCCGAAAGTGTCGGGCAATATCGAGGTGTTCGGGACCGATCTGCACAGCAACGACAAGGCGCGTCGTGACATCGAGCGTCGCTGGGGCATCCTGTTTCAGCACGGTGCCCTGTTCTCGTCGCTGAATGTGCGGCAGAACATCCAGTTTCCGGTGCGCGAATATCTGAAGGTCTCGCAGCGTCTGCTCGACGAGATCACCATGGCCAAGCTCGCCATGGTGGGTCTCAAGCCGGAAGTGGTGGAGCGCTATCCGTCGGAACTGTCCGGCGGCATGATCAAGCGCGTGGCGCTGGCGCGCGCGCTCGCACTCGATCCGGAGATCGTGTTTCTCGACGAGCCGACCTCCGGCCTCGACCCGATCGGCGCCGGCGATTTTGACGAACTGGTGCGCACGCTGCAGCGGACGCTCGGGCTCACGGTGTTCATGGTGACCCATGACCTCGACAGCCTGCACACCGCCTGCGACCGCATCGCTGTGCTCGGTAGCGGCAAGATCATCGCACAGGGGACTATGGCCGACATGCAGGCCGCGACGCATCCCTGGCTACGTGAATATTTCCATGGCAAGCGCGCACGCGCTGTCATGGCTTGA
- a CDS encoding MlaE family ABC transporter permease, whose product MSAPTLEQIAKGDGLALCAAGAWTAASASVMEKLVTDAEKLSRSRPNISIDVSKIDKLDTFGAWLIERLRRTLALGGQDIPIAGLSDNYASLVDEVRKVKPQTAATGRGPNGVIVALDGIGRNVYGVGQTLLSLVDMIGAVIAAWFRIWLHPSRFRLTSMVHHLQQVCWNAVPIVVLITFLIGCIVAQQGIFHFRKFGADVFVVDMLGILVLRELGVLLVAIMVAGRSGSAYTAELGSMKMREEIDALRTMGFDPVEVLILPRMMALVLAMPILAFLGAMAALYGGGLVAWMYGGVDPATFLSRLREVLSINHFVVGMAKAPVMAMVIGIVACVEGLAVKGSAESLGQHTTASVVKGIFFVIVMDGIFAIFFASIGI is encoded by the coding sequence GTGAGCGCTCCCACTCTCGAACAGATTGCCAAGGGCGATGGTCTGGCGCTATGCGCCGCCGGCGCGTGGACGGCTGCGTCCGCCTCCGTGATGGAGAAGCTCGTCACGGATGCCGAAAAGCTCAGCCGCAGCCGGCCAAACATCTCGATCGATGTGTCAAAGATCGACAAGCTCGACACGTTCGGCGCCTGGCTGATCGAACGCCTGCGCCGCACGCTTGCCTTGGGCGGGCAGGACATTCCGATCGCCGGCCTGTCGGATAATTATGCCAGCCTCGTCGATGAGGTGCGCAAGGTGAAGCCGCAGACGGCAGCGACGGGGCGGGGACCGAACGGCGTCATCGTCGCGCTCGATGGCATCGGTCGCAATGTCTACGGCGTCGGCCAGACGCTGTTGTCGCTGGTCGATATGATCGGCGCCGTGATCGCGGCCTGGTTCCGGATCTGGCTGCATCCGTCGCGCTTCCGGCTCACCTCCATGGTGCATCACCTGCAGCAGGTGTGCTGGAATGCGGTGCCTATCGTCGTGCTGATCACCTTCCTGATCGGCTGCATCGTCGCCCAGCAGGGCATCTTCCATTTCCGCAAATTCGGAGCCGACGTCTTCGTCGTCGATATGCTCGGCATTCTCGTGTTGCGCGAACTCGGCGTCTTGCTGGTCGCCATCATGGTCGCCGGCCGCTCGGGCAGTGCCTATACGGCCGAACTCGGCTCCATGAAAATGCGCGAGGAAATCGACGCGCTGCGCACCATGGGCTTCGATCCCGTCGAGGTGCTGATCCTGCCGCGCATGATGGCGCTGGTGCTGGCGATGCCGATCCTCGCCTTCCTCGGCGCCATGGCCGCGCTCTATGGCGGCGGTCTTGTCGCCTGGATGTATGGCGGCGTCGATCCCGCGACCTTCCTGTCGCGCCTGCGCGAGGTGTTGTCGATCAATCATTTCGTCGTCGGCATGGCGAAGGCGCCCGTGATGGCGATGGTGATCGGCATCGTCGCCTGCGTCGAAGGGCTGGCCGTGAAGGGCAGTGCGGAATCGCTCGGCCAGCACACCACGGCCTCTGTCGTGAAGGGCATCTTCTTCGTCATCGTGATGGATGGCATATTCGCCATCTTCTTTGCATCGATCGGGATCTGA